The following are from one region of the Polyangiaceae bacterium genome:
- a CDS encoding VCBS repeat-containing protein: MGTKRLGILGLTSIGAIALGAGALNGCGSDSGSSVGGGNFLDSGAGSGGSGSGGTGGSSSGGTFNVDGGDCECDGGVCIQGACCLADKACGAVCCGDSDVCSFQQCVTPGKTCVDSDDCGGGDYCEYSLGDPAEEPDAGAGGATCTGGVSLATGRCLPRPPQCSAGQDPGDPITCIENCEYHPPAAAFDPELKYHWDGGNVMMTPIVIELDDDNCDGKVDAKDIPEILFTTFEYTKPATGDNGKAIYSQNGTLHAISIVGGQVVEKWSYHPDTPFDDRLNPGTHLAGGDIDGQPGNEVIVCTQDGRTRALHADGTEFWVSTATGCFMPGIGDIDHDGSPEVLTGSAVLNGSDGSTKFAVAGASTGVFADITGDGFLEVVTPTSVYDHNGTQLVATGLTAGHMAMGDFDKDGNPEIVAVDSASHLVHVWHYDPAETGSFKILRQNIDMNGTFVNNCPAGSAGATRGGGPPTVADFDGDGTADVAIATGIGYTVLGGTKLLDTNVANDQTNIWLKETKDCSSAATGSSVFDFDGDGKAEVVYADEHTLRIYDGTNGTELWSTCNTSGTLTEYPLVADVDNDGHADLIVISNDYSGITCLGDGTTKVRGVRIFGDTAGKWVRTRRIWNQHTYHVTNVEEDGRIPLNELANWKQTRLNNFRQNIQPSGEFSAPDLVVDLRPKCDGAYGLIARVRNIGLASVPPGVLVGFYEGDPTAGGTKLGEGLTTKALAPAEAEDVTLELPSASMALTTGQTLAFVVLDDGNPPHAWVQCRTDNDTDSASGACGGVR, encoded by the coding sequence GTGGGAACCAAGCGACTTGGCATACTGGGACTGACTTCGATTGGAGCGATCGCGCTGGGCGCTGGCGCCCTGAATGGCTGCGGCTCGGACAGCGGGAGCAGCGTGGGCGGCGGGAACTTCCTCGACTCAGGCGCAGGTAGCGGCGGCTCCGGAAGCGGTGGCACCGGGGGTTCCTCCAGCGGTGGCACCTTCAACGTCGATGGCGGCGACTGCGAGTGCGACGGCGGTGTGTGCATCCAGGGCGCCTGTTGCCTCGCGGATAAGGCCTGCGGCGCGGTGTGTTGCGGCGACAGCGACGTCTGCTCGTTCCAGCAGTGTGTGACTCCGGGCAAAACCTGCGTCGACTCAGACGACTGTGGTGGCGGAGACTACTGCGAATATTCCCTGGGGGATCCCGCTGAAGAGCCTGACGCCGGCGCTGGAGGTGCAACCTGCACCGGAGGCGTCTCACTAGCGACCGGACGCTGCCTCCCGAGGCCGCCTCAGTGTTCCGCTGGGCAGGACCCGGGCGATCCCATCACTTGCATCGAAAACTGCGAGTACCACCCACCAGCTGCCGCCTTCGACCCAGAGCTCAAGTACCACTGGGACGGTGGCAACGTGATGATGACGCCCATCGTCATTGAACTCGACGACGACAACTGCGACGGCAAGGTCGACGCCAAAGACATCCCAGAGATCCTGTTTACGACCTTCGAGTACACGAAGCCTGCGACCGGAGACAACGGCAAGGCCATCTACTCCCAGAATGGAACGCTCCACGCGATCAGCATCGTCGGAGGCCAAGTCGTCGAGAAGTGGAGCTACCACCCCGATACCCCGTTCGATGATCGCCTCAACCCTGGCACGCACCTGGCGGGGGGCGATATCGACGGCCAGCCGGGGAACGAAGTCATTGTGTGCACGCAAGATGGGCGCACCCGCGCGCTCCACGCCGACGGAACCGAGTTCTGGGTCTCCACAGCCACGGGCTGCTTCATGCCGGGCATCGGCGACATCGATCACGATGGGTCACCCGAGGTGCTCACGGGCAGCGCCGTGCTGAACGGCTCCGACGGCAGCACCAAGTTCGCCGTGGCTGGCGCGAGCACGGGAGTCTTCGCCGACATCACTGGCGATGGTTTCCTCGAGGTAGTGACCCCAACCAGTGTCTACGACCACAACGGAACGCAGCTCGTCGCCACTGGCCTCACAGCGGGGCATATGGCGATGGGTGACTTCGACAAGGATGGCAATCCAGAGATCGTCGCCGTCGACTCAGCGTCCCACCTGGTCCACGTCTGGCACTACGACCCCGCAGAGACGGGCAGCTTCAAGATCCTGCGGCAAAACATCGACATGAACGGGACGTTCGTGAACAACTGCCCCGCTGGCTCGGCTGGCGCGACTCGAGGTGGTGGTCCGCCGACCGTCGCTGACTTCGATGGTGATGGGACCGCGGACGTGGCCATCGCTACAGGCATTGGCTACACGGTGCTCGGCGGGACCAAGCTCCTCGACACCAACGTCGCAAACGATCAGACCAATATTTGGTTGAAGGAAACCAAGGACTGTTCATCCGCCGCGACGGGTAGCTCAGTATTCGACTTCGACGGCGACGGTAAAGCGGAGGTGGTCTACGCCGACGAACACACGCTACGCATCTACGATGGGACCAACGGCACCGAGCTCTGGAGCACCTGCAATACCAGTGGCACCTTGACGGAATACCCCCTCGTCGCGGACGTGGACAACGACGGGCACGCTGATCTGATCGTGATCTCCAACGACTACTCTGGGATCACCTGTCTAGGCGACGGGACGACGAAGGTGCGCGGAGTGCGGATTTTCGGAGATACCGCAGGGAAATGGGTGCGCACGCGCCGGATCTGGAATCAGCACACCTATCACGTCACCAATGTCGAGGAAGACGGCCGCATTCCCCTGAATGAACTGGCCAACTGGAAACAGACGCGGCTGAACAACTTCCGACAGAACATCCAGCCCTCCGGTGAGTTCAGCGCACCAGACCTGGTGGTCGACCTGCGACCCAAATGCGACGGCGCCTATGGCTTGATCGCGCGTGTGCGGAACATCGGCTTGGCGAGCGTCCCTCCGGGCGTCTTGGTCGGATTCTACGAGGGCGACCCGACAGCCGGCGGCACCAAGCTTGGTGAGGGGCTAACCACGAAGGCATTGGCGCCCGCAGAAGCCGAAGACGTCACGCTCGAGTTGCCGTCCGCCTCGATGGCTCTCACAACGGGCCAGACCCTAGCGTTCGTCGTGCTGGACGACGGCAACCCGCCCCATGCGTGGGTCCAGTGCCGAACGGACAATGACACCGACAGCGCCTCGGGGGCCTGCGGCGGAGTTCGCTAG
- a CDS encoding metallophosphoesterase, producing MTGDWQAIGQNERQHFSQNFEVAHVSDLHFGRTEPLRVRALAEALVHSPPDLLVVTGDLTQRARRSQFRQARRFLDDIPCPKLVVPGNHDIAPFFRPLARLFYPRRRYQRFLGDIELVQRDGLIAIGIDSVSRWRAKEGSLTRGQLADVRRVLADLPRGFRILASHHPLIHPERGVRHRVPERLVDLLNELQIDVALSGHLHESWAGPRCHCSSHDGRLNTLFVQASTATSTRLRGHRNAYNRLEIGDGGVTLRVETFDGFGFTTTDTRRYVAGTEQRPAEPALIGFRNSDWEGSYRPDTGGATS from the coding sequence ATGACCGGTGATTGGCAAGCCATAGGCCAGAACGAGCGACAGCACTTTTCCCAAAATTTCGAGGTAGCGCACGTCTCGGATCTCCACTTTGGCCGCACTGAGCCACTGCGTGTTCGGGCGCTAGCAGAGGCGCTCGTTCACTCGCCCCCCGACCTCTTGGTCGTGACTGGCGATTTGACTCAACGAGCGCGCCGGTCGCAGTTCCGCCAGGCGCGTCGCTTCTTGGATGACATCCCCTGTCCCAAGCTTGTGGTGCCCGGCAACCACGACATCGCGCCATTCTTCCGGCCACTCGCGCGGCTGTTCTACCCGCGTCGCCGCTACCAACGCTTTCTCGGCGACATCGAGCTCGTGCAGCGTGACGGCTTGATCGCCATCGGCATAGACAGCGTTTCCCGCTGGCGAGCGAAGGAAGGTTCGTTGACCCGCGGTCAGCTGGCAGACGTGAGACGTGTCCTGGCCGACTTGCCTCGCGGATTCAGGATCTTGGCGTCGCATCATCCGCTGATTCACCCGGAGCGTGGCGTGCGGCACCGCGTGCCCGAACGCTTGGTGGATCTGCTGAACGAGCTGCAGATCGACGTGGCGCTGTCTGGGCACCTGCACGAGAGTTGGGCAGGGCCCCGCTGCCACTGCTCGAGCCACGACGGGCGTTTGAACACGCTCTTCGTGCAGGCATCGACAGCTACCTCCACTCGCCTGAGAGGACACCGCAACGCTTACAACCGCCTGGAGATTGGCGATGGTGGGGTGACGCTGCGGGTCGAGACCTTCGACGGCTTCGGTTTCACCACGACAGACACGCGGCGGTACGTTGCTGGTACGGAGCAGCGCCCAGCGGAGCCTGCGCTCATCGGCTTTCGCAACTCGGACTGGGAAGGCAGCTACAGACCAGACACCGGGGGTGCTACAAGTTGA
- a CDS encoding SUMF1/EgtB/PvdO family nonheme iron enzyme, which yields MLPVQLPEQPSFCVDRYEANLVEADGGAALAASQRPARGVRYRAVSVGGVKPQAYVNRMEASAACEASGKRLCKAREWYAACAGAGHTKYPYGNKFEKNRCNVDKGHLLHKLFGNVNYTYDAHYNSPKLNLEPGFLAKTGEYADCKSEVGAQDMMGNLHEWVADDVSAKLRQELPLEKGDQWLGKRGMGVFMGGYFSSHGEHGTGCLYVTATHAPDYHDYSTGFRCCADR from the coding sequence ATGCTGCCGGTTCAGCTTCCCGAGCAGCCGAGCTTCTGCGTCGATCGCTACGAAGCTAATTTGGTGGAGGCCGATGGCGGCGCCGCGCTTGCCGCAAGTCAACGCCCTGCGCGAGGCGTGAGGTACCGTGCAGTGTCGGTTGGCGGCGTGAAACCTCAAGCTTACGTCAATCGTATGGAGGCTTCAGCGGCTTGCGAGGCTTCAGGCAAACGCCTGTGCAAGGCCCGGGAGTGGTATGCAGCGTGTGCAGGTGCCGGGCATACGAAATATCCGTACGGCAACAAGTTCGAGAAGAATCGCTGTAATGTGGACAAGGGTCACCTGCTGCACAAGCTCTTCGGAAACGTGAACTACACGTACGATGCGCACTACAACAGCCCGAAGCTGAATCTGGAGCCAGGCTTCTTGGCGAAGACCGGGGAGTACGCGGACTGCAAGAGCGAGGTGGGCGCTCAAGACATGATGGGGAACCTGCACGAGTGGGTCGCCGACGACGTGAGCGCCAAGCTCAGGCAAGAGCTGCCTCTAGAGAAGGGCGATCAGTGGCTGGGCAAGCGCGGCATGGGTGTGTTCATGGGAGGCTACTTCAGCTCCCACGGTGAGCATGGAACCGGCTGCCTGTATGTCACCGCGACCCACGCGCCGGACTACCACGACTACTCAACCGGGTTCCGCTGCTGCGCTGATCGCTAG